The following coding sequences are from one Pseudonocardia sp. HH130630-07 window:
- the cobC gene encoding Rv2231c family pyridoxal phosphate-dependent protein CobC yields MPFDHHPADHGPGEQGGYDLRHHGDAEATDGLLDFAVNVAADGPPPWLRERLASTLDTLGRYPRAEHDALARATAAARHGRDPAEVLPLAGSAEGFALLPALRPRLAAVLHPGFTEPEAALRAAGVAVVRVQTDPGREHALDPAAVPDGADLVVVGNPTNPTGVLHPADDVRALARPDRVLLVDEAFADAVPGEPATLAGDRGLPGLLVFRSLTKTWALAGLRAGYALGAPELLARLAAPRPPWPVSTPALEAIVACCEPDALSAADQRARELAGHRVSMAAALAGLEGVAVAPGVAPYLLLHLPDGTGAAVRQRLRSAGIAVRRGDTFPGLGPDHLRVAVRPPEPARRLVDELETALRAVTVPA; encoded by the coding sequence GGGTGGGTACGACCTGCGCCACCACGGTGACGCCGAGGCCACCGACGGACTCCTCGACTTCGCGGTCAACGTCGCCGCCGACGGGCCGCCGCCGTGGCTGCGCGAGCGTCTCGCGTCCACCCTGGACACGCTCGGGCGCTACCCGCGGGCCGAGCACGACGCACTCGCCAGGGCCACCGCAGCGGCCCGGCACGGCAGGGACCCCGCAGAGGTGCTGCCGCTGGCCGGTAGCGCGGAGGGGTTCGCCCTGCTGCCGGCCCTGCGGCCGCGGCTGGCCGCCGTCCTGCACCCCGGGTTCACCGAGCCGGAGGCGGCGCTGCGGGCGGCCGGGGTGGCGGTGGTGCGGGTCCAGACCGATCCGGGCCGCGAGCACGCGCTCGACCCGGCCGCGGTCCCGGACGGGGCGGACCTCGTCGTCGTCGGGAACCCGACGAACCCGACCGGCGTGCTGCACCCGGCCGACGACGTCCGCGCGCTGGCCCGGCCGGACCGGGTGCTGCTGGTCGACGAGGCGTTCGCCGACGCGGTCCCGGGCGAGCCCGCGACGCTCGCCGGTGACCGCGGGCTGCCCGGGCTGCTGGTGTTCCGCTCGCTGACCAAGACCTGGGCGCTGGCCGGTCTGCGCGCCGGGTACGCGCTCGGCGCCCCGGAGCTGCTGGCCCGGCTCGCCGCGCCGCGCCCGCCCTGGCCCGTCTCCACCCCGGCCCTGGAGGCCATCGTCGCCTGCTGCGAGCCGGACGCACTGTCGGCCGCCGACCAGCGGGCCCGTGAGCTGGCCGGGCACCGGGTGTCGATGGCGGCCGCGCTCGCCGGGCTGGAGGGCGTCGCCGTCGCCCCCGGGGTCGCGCCCTACCTGTTGCTGCACCTGCCCGACGGCACCGGCGCCGCGGTCCGGCAGCGGCTGCGCTCGGCCGGGATCGCCGTGCGGCGCGGTGACACCTTCCCCGGGCTGGGGCCGGACCACCTGCGGGTCGCGGTCCGCCCGCCGGAGCCGGCCCGCCGGCTGGTGGACGAGCTCGAGACCGCCCTGCGCGCCGTGACGGTGCCGGCATGA
- a CDS encoding Nif3-like dinuclear metal center hexameric protein encodes MSARMQDVIDALEAAYPPAGAMDWDAVGLVCGDPAETVSSVLVAVDPTPETVDEAIGTGAQLLVTHHPLLLRGVHGVGADTPKGALLHRLIRAGVGLFTAHTNADVADPGVSDALAAALGVAVEGPLEPEPAPALDKIVTFVPVGPAIARVHEALSEAGAGHVGNYSHCSFATAGTGQFLPLDGATPAVGAVGRLERVAETRLEMVLPRDRRRAVVAALRAAHPYEEPAFDLLEMAPLPSARGLGRVGTLPSPEPFSVFTERVAAGLPATVWGVRGAGEPDRPIHRVAVCGGSGDSALGAATRAGADAYVTGDLRHHPASEHALTGAAAPALVDVAHWASEWPWCAQAADAIGSALGGSVAVSVSRRRTDPWTTAASSEAHP; translated from the coding sequence ATGAGCGCCCGGATGCAGGACGTGATCGACGCGCTGGAGGCGGCCTACCCGCCGGCCGGGGCGATGGACTGGGACGCCGTCGGGCTGGTCTGCGGTGACCCCGCCGAGACGGTCTCCTCGGTGCTCGTCGCGGTCGACCCGACCCCGGAGACCGTCGACGAGGCGATCGGGACCGGGGCGCAGCTGCTCGTCACCCACCACCCGCTGCTGCTCCGCGGGGTGCACGGGGTGGGTGCCGACACCCCGAAGGGTGCGCTGCTGCACCGGCTGATCCGTGCCGGGGTCGGGCTGTTCACCGCGCACACCAACGCCGACGTCGCCGATCCCGGCGTGTCCGACGCGCTGGCCGCGGCGCTCGGAGTGGCCGTCGAGGGCCCGCTGGAACCCGAACCGGCGCCGGCGCTGGACAAGATCGTGACGTTCGTCCCGGTCGGCCCGGCGATCGCCCGGGTGCACGAGGCGCTGTCCGAGGCGGGTGCCGGGCACGTCGGCAACTACTCGCACTGCTCGTTCGCCACCGCGGGCACCGGCCAGTTCCTCCCGCTCGACGGTGCGACACCGGCGGTCGGCGCGGTCGGGCGGCTGGAGCGGGTCGCGGAGACCCGGCTGGAGATGGTGCTGCCGCGGGACCGGCGGCGCGCGGTCGTCGCGGCGCTGCGGGCCGCCCACCCGTACGAGGAGCCGGCGTTCGACCTGCTGGAGATGGCGCCGCTGCCGTCGGCGCGCGGGCTCGGCCGGGTCGGGACGCTGCCGTCGCCGGAGCCGTTCTCGGTGTTCACCGAGCGGGTCGCCGCGGGGCTGCCCGCCACCGTGTGGGGCGTGCGCGGCGCCGGCGAGCCGGACCGGCCGATCCACCGGGTCGCGGTCTGCGGGGGATCGGGCGACTCCGCACTGGGCGCCGCCACCCGGGCCGGGGCCGATGCCTACGTGACCGGCGACCTCCGGCACCACCCGGCGTCGGAGCACGCGCTCACGGGTGCCGCGGCCCCCGCGCTGGTCGACGTCGCGCACTGGGCCTCGGAGTGGCCGTGGTGCGCGCAGGCGGCGGACGCGATCGGGTCCGCGCTCGGCGGTAGCGTCGCGGTGTCGGTGTCCCGGCGACGTACGGATCCGTGGACGACAGCAGCGAGTTCGGAGGCACACCCATGA